GCTTTTAAGCTTAAATTTTCAAAAGCGTGAAAAAGCCCTAAAGAATGCGCGATTAAAAAATCCGCCCCCAAATCAATCCCCAAATAGCGTAAATGCGCGCACTGGAGTAAGCCGCTTACTTCATTGACTTCTAAAAGGGGGGCGTAATTTTGAAAAGATTCTAAAAAATGGGGGGCTTTTAAATGGATTTTATGGAAAAAATGATCGCTTTGTTTAACGCGAGAAAATTCAGCCCCTAAAAACGCATCAAACGGGCTTTTCAATTCCCATGCCAAAAATTCATTAACCCACTCATTGAGATAGGCCATCTCAATATCTTTTTCATAAACGAGTTGGTATTTTTTTAATTTTTCATTGACAGAGTCGATGATTTCAGGGTTGTTGTCTAAAACTTCTTTAGCATGCAAGATATTCAAATACGAATCTTCTTCGCAAAAAATGAGCGAAACGCCATTGGCTTTAGCCAAAGCCAGATTATACGCGCAAGCCGTGAGAAAATCATGCGTGCTGATGATCTTCCCATAATAGCCCCCATCATAACAAAAAGGCAGATCAATGACTTTTTGCCCCATTTTTTCTAAATAGAGCTTAGCGCTTTTTAGAAGCGCTTGGGCGTTTAAATGCTTCGCATAAGCGTTAAAGAGCGCGCAAGTTTTAGGGGGGTTGGGCGTTTTAGGGGGGTTAGAAAGGTATTGAAAAAGGCTTAAAAGGTTTTTAGAAAAATCTTTCCATGGCTTGATTTTAGAGTTAGTGAGCATTTCTTGCAATTCATAGATTTCATGGTCAATGTTGTCATCGTTTTTATAGAGATAATGCGCCACGCTTAAGAAATTCATCACGCCGCTTTCAGGCTTGGAAATCATCTCTAATAACCGATTCCGCTCTGTGGGGTAGCGTTTCATCAGCCATTTAACATACAAGAAAAAGCCATCGCCCAGATATTTAGGGTTGGTTTGGGGGTTGATAAAATTGATTTGGATAAACTTTTCTAATTCTTCTTTTTCGCCTTTAGTGATGTAGGGGACTTGTTTGAAAAAATCTTCATAGTCTTTTAAAACCGCCTTTTCATCAATCATCAAGTCTTTTAAAGCGTACCGTTTGGATAGGGGATCTAGCACCCATTCTTTAGAAAAAAACGCCACCAAATCGCTCACTTTAGCGTCTTCAAACACCGCAATTTGATTGATTTTAAGTGCGATATTTTCATTATAGCTCACGCCTTTGAGTTGTTTTAAAAGATCCAAAAGGTATTGATCTTCTTGGTATTCTAAAAAATAAGACTCATAAGCAGGGTTATAGTCCTTGTTGGTTTCAAAACGAAAGACTTTTACATGCAATTTCAAAACGCTCATCAATGATTCCTTTAGCTTTTGTGCAGATTTTCTAAAATCGCGCGGTTTTTGGAATTGGAAAAAAGAGCCTCTTTAGAATCTAACCATTCTTTAGACTCTCGTTCGTCTTTCTTTGGCTCTTGGAGAGGTGGCTCTTCTTTTTGGAACAATTCAAGCGAATCGCAACGATTGAATAAAACGATATTTTCATTTTTTTCTTTGATAAGGATTTGAATGATGCCAGGAAGTTCCACTTGAACCACGCTGCCAATATTATTAGGGCCAAACCCAGCCTCAAACTGCACGCTTTGCGCATCAATCATCAAGCTTTCTAAGGTGTATCCGGCTAAAATAAACAACACCAACGAGCCGAATTTTTCATGGATTTCTTTAGGGAGCTTGGGGGAAAAATCAATCGCATCCCTTTCGCACAAAAGGTTAAAACTCAAATGGTTTTTGGACAGAAATTGCAAGTATTCAATGCAATGCTTGTTGTTTAAAAGCCTTAATTCTCTTCGCATGCGAGCAACCTTTCAAATTCTTCTAACAAATGACGCACCTCTTGCATGCCAATTTCCCAAAATTCCTTACTATCAATGTCAAAGCCAAACATGGACACTAATTCTTTAGGGCTTTTTGACCCTCCTAAACTCAAAAATTCCGTGTAAGTTTTAACAAATTCTTTAGCGTCGCTTTTTTTATAAAGCCCATAAAGCGCTAAAGTCAAAAGCTGCCCGTAACTATAAGCGTAGCAATAAAAAGGCGAATGGATAAAATGGGGGATATAGCTCCACCACAAATGGTAGTTTTTAGTGAGTTTCACGCTCTTTTCAAACATTCTTTGATTTTCTTCAAACCAAATTCGATCAAAATCTTTGGTGTCTAATTCTTCATCCATTTCATGGATTCTTCTTTCAAAATTCGTCATCACCACTTGCCTAAAAAGGGTAGAAAAAATATCTTCTAACTTGCCTGCCAGCATGAAAAGGAGTTCATCAGATTTTAAACCCTTTTTCAAATGCTCAAAAAACAGCATTTCAGAAAAGACAGAAGCGGTTTCTGCGGTGGTTAAGGGTGTATCCATGTTCAATACGCCTTGTTTTTTGGACAATTCTTGGTGGATCATATGCCCAAATTCATGAGCGATAGTGAAAGCGTCTCGGCGGTTTCCTGTGTAGTTTAACAGCACATAAGGGTGAGCGCTAGGCACCGCGCCATGGCTAAAAGCCCCGCCTTGCTTAAAGTCTTTGGGGTGTGAATCCACCCACCCCTCTTTGATCGCTTTAGAAGCGATTTTATGAAATTCAGGGCTAAAGGCTTTAAGGGTTTTAAGCACTTCTTCTAAAGCTTGAGAGTAAGTCATGGTGATGCTCTCATCGTTTAAAGGGGCGTAGCGATCGTAATCTTTGAGTTTATGCCCTAAAATTTGCGCTTTTTTATGGTAGTAACGATGCACTAAAGAAAAATTAGCGTTCACGATCTCTATCATGCTATCCACGCTCTCTTGCGAGATCTGGTTGTCAATGTGGCGGAAACTCTCTTTTTTGTCGTATTTTCTCAGTTTGGTTTCAATGAGCAAATCTTTACGCACCATGTTTAAAATGTAAGTGAGTAAAGGGCGGGATTTTTCTAACGCTTTACTGAAAGCTTTTTGAGATTTTTTACGGATCTTGCGTTTGGGGTTGTGCAAGAGGGCTAAAATTTCTTCTTCGCTTAAATTTTGCTCTTCAAAAGGGATTTTCAAAGAAGAAAAATGCCCATCAAAAAGACGGCTAAACGCACCCACTCCTACAGGCGAAAGGGCTAGGGCGATCTTTTCTTCATCTAAATTCAAGGTGTGTTTTTTCTTTTCTATGAGGTTGTTTAGATAAAAAGCATGGTCTTTGCATTTTTTAATGAAAGCGAGTTGTTTTTTGGCGTCCAAATTCTTAAATTCAATTTCAAAGAATAAAAGGTGTTGTTGGATATTTGCGCAAGCCATTTCGCATTGCGAATAAAACTTCGCTTCTTTAGTGTTCTTAGCAAAGAGTAATTGAGCGTAAGTCATCGCTCTAGAAATTTTTTCTAACAAATTTTCGTAATGTTTAAGGGCGTCGGCAAATTTTGTGGCGTCTAAATCCTTAAGGTTATTTTGATAAGCGCTCTCAAATTCTTGCGCTTCTGTTTGTAAGGTTTTTAAAAATTCTTCTGCGCTTTCTTTATTTTCAAATAAAGCGCTTAAATCCCATTCTTGTTCTTTCATGAAATCCCCTTTTTATACCAATTTGAAGTTAAAATATGCTTGTATTTTAACATAACACTGACAATACAAGCAAACTTATCATTTGGTTTTTGCGTCATTATTTTTTAGCCGGCTCATTTTCTTGGCTCTTTTGGTGCAAAATAAATTGAGCAATAGATTCCAGGTATTTTAAAATAAAAGGGGTTGCTAACATGGAAAAGACGACCATGAGAATAAGGAGTTGATGGATGTCATTTTGAGCGATATTTAAGATATTTTTTTGGTGCAAAAAACCAAGAATCCCTTTTTTTTCTTGCAAATTAAAGAGCTGGTGCGAGCCTGAATTTAAAAAGATCACGAAAGAAAACTCCCCGATTTGCGCCAAAGAAAGAGCGGTTTTGATGGCGGTTTTAGCGTCTCTAAAAAAACGCAATAGCGCATAAATGATAAAAGTCTTAAAACTCATCACTAAAATGAGTAAAAAGATGACAACAAAGAATTTCTCCATGAAGAAACTCACATTAATCTGCATCCCTATCGTAATGAAAAAAAGGGCTAAAAAGAGGTTTTTTAATTGCGCGAATTCTTCTTGGACATTGATTTTATAGCGCGATTTAGAAATCGCCATGCCCACAATGAACGCCCCCAAAGACATAGAAAACCCAAAAAAATGGCTCAACCCCGCCGCGCTGCAAACGATCACTAAAATCGTGCCTATAAAAATTTCAGGCAAGCGCGTGTCTTTCGCTTGCTCTAAGATGAGATTAGCCCCTTTTTTTCCAGGCAATAACAAAAGAACTAAAATAATCCCTGCTGAAATAAGGGTTTTAAGAATGAGTAAATTGACATTAGAATCTTTACTGCCTAGAATAGTGAGAATTAAAAGCATGGGAATGGCGGCAATATCTTGGAAAATCAAAATCCCCACCGCGCTCTTTCCCATGGGCGTGCTAAGCTGTTTGGAATCTTCAAAGAATTTCAGCACAATAGCGGTTGAAGAGAGCGAAAGCCCCATGCCTAAAACAAGGGAAAAAATGGGTGAAAGACCCAAAACAAAATACCCCAATAAAAAAGCGATTAAAGCGCATAAAACAACCTGTAAAAGCCCAAAAACTAGCACTTCTTGTTTGATGGACTTGAGCTTGTCAAAATTAAACTCAATGCCTATCATAAACATTAAAAAGACGATACCAAATTCACCAATATCAGACAACAAATTAAAATCATTAATTTTAAAAAAAGCCGCTAAAACCGTTCCTGTGCAAATGTAACCAATGATAACGGGCATGTCTAATTTCTTTAAAAAGATTCCAAAGCCTACAGCAAGCCATAAGCCAGCAATAACAATATAAAGCGTGCTATTTTCCATAAAAACCTTTCCCCAGCAGGATCGATTCGCTCTAAAGAAATAAAAGCGAGACTATCCTCTTAAAATTAATCCATTAAACAACACCATTAAATAATGTATAATAAATATTTATAAGTAATTTATTATTTAAACCTCACTAAACCCGCCTTCAAATGCCAACGCCAAACACTATATTTAGTAAGATAAAAATTGAAACACCAAGATTATACTGCACTAAAACAAACTTTCTATTTATAAAAAAGATTTTTTGAACCCCAACCTTTTAAGAGTTGGCTAAGGTTTGATTTGATGAAGAAGAGTGGATGAAAGAACAAATTAGAAAGTAAAGACATAATCCACATACCAAGAATAGTAGCGGATAAGCCCTACATCCTTGCTGCCCTGATTAACCATAGGGAATTTCACGCCCGCTTCAAACGCACTGCGATCCCCAACGCGCATTCTTCCGCCTAAATTCCATAAGAACTGGAATCTGGTTTGATTGACATCATAAGGGAACATCCAAGTGTTTCCGGCTAATTGAACGCCACCAATGAGACCTAGAGCGAATTTATCCAAAGGAATGAGATTGACAATCAAATCGCCACCGCCACCATAGGTGAGCAAATTGGTTTTGGTGTGTTCAGTCCCTGAAGTGTTAAACCAATCTAAAAAGCCATACACCCTAGCCCCAAACCATTTATTGGCAAAGCCTACAAAACCCAATTTGAAATTCAAACCATAAAGATCATTGCCATGACGCCAATCAGAGTAATTGCTGTTATAAGGGCCATAACGACCTTGTTGATAACCCGCACCCATGAAAAACCCATTCACTTCGCCAGCCAACGCTAAACTCGTGCTCAAGCTTAAAATACAAGCAATTCTTTTAATCATAATAAATCCTTCTTGTTGAATTAAAGTTACACCCTAAAATCGGTTATTTTTCTAAAAGATTTAATTTTTTATCAAAGATGAGGGTTTTAGAGTGAAAATATTGATTAAATCATGGATAAGTGGGATACACCTACAAAACCACCTCAAACTTTTAAAATACAAATTTTTAAGATACAAATAGGTATAATCACCAACTTCAATTTAATAAAAGGGAGTTCTATGAAAAATACTTTCAAAGCGTTTGCCTTTTTAATCGTATTTTTTTCAAGCGTTCTGTTGGCACAGGATTTAAAAATCGCTGCTGCTGCTAACCTCACACGCGCTTTAAAAGCCCTTGTTAAAGAATTTCAAAAAGAACACCCCAAAGACGCTGTTAAGATTAGCTTTAATTCTTCAGGCAAACTCTACGCTCAAATCGCTCAAAACGCCCCTTTTGATTTATTCATTTCAGCAGATATTACTAGACCTAAAAAGCTTTATGATGAAAAAATAACCCCTTTTAAAGAAGAAGTCTATGCTAAAGGCGTGTTGGTTTTGTGGAGTGAAAATCTAAAAATGGATTCTTTAGAGATTCTTAAAGACCCTAAAATTAAATATATCGCTATGGCTAATCCTAAACTAGCCCCCTATGGAAAAGCCAGTATGGAAGTCTTAGAGAATTTAAAACTCACTTCTAGTCTTAAATCTAAAATCATTTATGGCGCTTCTATTTCTCAAGCCCATCAATTTGTCGCTACTAAAAACGCTCAAATAGGCTTTGGAGCGTTATCCTTGATGGATAAAAAAGATAAAAACCTCTCTTATTTCATCATTGATAAAGCCCTTTATAACCCTATTGAACAAGCCTTGA
This is a stretch of genomic DNA from Helicobacter pylori. It encodes these proteins:
- the modA gene encoding molybdate ABC transporter substrate-binding protein, which gives rise to MKNTFKAFAFLIVFFSSVLLAQDLKIAAAANLTRALKALVKEFQKEHPKDAVKISFNSSGKLYAQIAQNAPFDLFISADITRPKKLYDEKITPFKEEVYAKGVLVLWSENLKMDSLEILKDPKIKYIAMANPKLAPYGKASMEVLENLKLTSSLKSKIIYGASISQAHQFVATKNAQIGFGALSLMDKKDKNLSYFIIDKALYNPIEQALIITKNGANNPLAKVFKDFLFSPKARAVFKEYGYIVD
- a CDS encoding cation:proton antiporter: MENSTLYIVIAGLWLAVGFGIFLKKLDMPVIIGYICTGTVLAAFFKINDFNLLSDIGEFGIVFLMFMIGIEFNFDKLKSIKQEVLVFGLLQVVLCALIAFLLGYFVLGLSPIFSLVLGMGLSLSSTAIVLKFFEDSKQLSTPMGKSAVGILIFQDIAAIPMLLILTILGSKDSNVNLLILKTLISAGIILVLLLLPGKKGANLILEQAKDTRLPEIFIGTILVIVCSAAGLSHFFGFSMSLGAFIVGMAISKSRYKINVQEEFAQLKNLFLALFFITIGMQINVSFFMEKFFVVIFLLILVMSFKTFIIYALLRFFRDAKTAIKTALSLAQIGEFSFVIFLNSGSHQLFNLQEKKGILGFLHQKNILNIAQNDIHQLLILMVVFSMLATPFILKYLESIAQFILHQKSQENEPAKK
- a CDS encoding M3 family oligoendopeptidase gives rise to the protein MKEQEWDLSALFENKESAEEFLKTLQTEAQEFESAYQNNLKDLDATKFADALKHYENLLEKISRAMTYAQLLFAKNTKEAKFYSQCEMACANIQQHLLFFEIEFKNLDAKKQLAFIKKCKDHAFYLNNLIEKKKHTLNLDEEKIALALSPVGVGAFSRLFDGHFSSLKIPFEEQNLSEEEILALLHNPKRKIRKKSQKAFSKALEKSRPLLTYILNMVRKDLLIETKLRKYDKKESFRHIDNQISQESVDSMIEIVNANFSLVHRYYHKKAQILGHKLKDYDRYAPLNDESITMTYSQALEEVLKTLKAFSPEFHKIASKAIKEGWVDSHPKDFKQGGAFSHGAVPSAHPYVLLNYTGNRRDAFTIAHEFGHMIHQELSKKQGVLNMDTPLTTAETASVFSEMLFFEHLKKGLKSDELLFMLAGKLEDIFSTLFRQVVMTNFERRIHEMDEELDTKDFDRIWFEENQRMFEKSVKLTKNYHLWWSYIPHFIHSPFYCYAYSYGQLLTLALYGLYKKSDAKEFVKTYTEFLSLGGSKSPKELVSMFGFDIDSKEFWEIGMQEVRHLLEEFERLLACEEN
- a CDS encoding outer membrane beta-barrel protein — protein: MIKRIACILSLSTSLALAGEVNGFFMGAGYQQGRYGPYNSNYSDWRHGNDLYGLNFKLGFVGFANKWFGARVYGFLDWFNTSGTEHTKTNLLTYGGGGDLIVNLIPLDKFALGLIGGVQLAGNTWMFPYDVNQTRFQFLWNLGGRMRVGDRSAFEAGVKFPMVNQGSKDVGLIRYYSWYVDYVFTF